The window GTTAGTACATGCCCGTGACTTCACCTCAGAGGACTTTGCATTATCGCATCCTGCGGGTGCACTTGGGCGTCAGCTATTGACGCGAGTTGAAGATCTAATGCATACCACTGCAGAGAATTTGCCATTAATCAATCAGCAAGCCCCATTACGAGAAGCTTTGTTTATCATGTCCGCTGGACGTTTGGGTATGACGGTTGTGACCGATGAGGCAGAAAGGGTCATTGGTGTATTTACTGATGGTGACTTACGCCGAGGCCTTGAGAAGGGGATTGACCTTCAAACGCCGATGGGTGAGGTAATGGTTACTAATCCACGTCAAGTCAGTAAAACCATGCGTGCCTCTGATGCTCTAAGCGTAATGAACGAAAATGCTATCAGTCAGTTATTGGTCATCGATGAGCAGGGACGCTTAGAAGCTATTATTACTGTGCACGATTTACTAAAAGCAGGTGTAAAATAGATAAATAGCGTCAGTCCCAACTCATAATCAATAATGCCTAAAAAACAGCCTTTAATAAGAGATATATTATGCAAGACTTAATAAAAAAAGCGGGCCAAGTAAAGCTGCTGGTTATGGATGTCGATGGTATTTTATCAAACGGTCAGATTATCTATGATGCTAACGGGGTAGAAACCAAAGCGTTTTCGGTACAAGATGGTGTGGGTGTGAAATCATTGGCACGTTATGGTATTTTAACGGCTATTATTACCGGTCGTAGCAGTCCTATGGTTAATAAGCGTGCTGCTGAGATAGGTGTAGATTATGTGGTACAAGGTCGTGATGATAAGCTAATCGCTTTAAATGAGTTGCTCTCAACCCTTGACCTCACTGCCGCTGATTGTGCTTATATGGGTGATGACTTACCTGATATTAAAGCGATGCAAAGTGTAGGCTTTGCTGCTACTGTGCCTAACGCGCATTCAGAGGTTATTAATCGCAGCGACATGGTCACCACCCGCGCAGGCGGCACTGGTGCAGTACGTGAAGTATGTGATTTAATCCTAAAAGGTCATGGCCATTATCAAGACTTCATTGCGCATTATACGCTTGATGATGCGCAGACAAAGACCCTTAGCAGTACTCAGGCTAACACACAGGATAACTTGTCGTGAATACCCGTGTTTTAATCGTCTTAGCGTTAATTATTGCTGGTATCGCCGGCTGGTTTTTTCAGCAGCAAGGAGAGATATCGCCGCCGGTCAATACAGAAGCTTCAGATGTTGATTATGAGGCCACAGATATCAAGGCGGTACAGACTAACGAGCAAGGTGAAACCGAGTACGAGCTTAACGCTGAATCATTAACTCATAATCCGGTAACCAATCAGGATGAGATGTCGGGTATTACCATGAACTGGAAGCCTTCAGATGAACAGCGCTACCTAATTCAAGCAGGCAGTGCTGCCATCAATCAGCAGACTGGTGAGTTACGTTTGTCAGATGGTTTTACCCTAGTTAGTGAAGATAAGGCTGACAAAAAATCAGACATTGAGCCCATTAAAGTGATTGGTCAAACACTCAAAGGTAATACCAAATCTCGGCAGGTTTATAGTGATGCGCCCGTCAAGGTCGAACAGGGTATGAACCGGTTTGAGGCTTCCAGCATGAAAGCAAATCTTGAAACGGGCGAATATGAATTTGGGAAGGTGGCAGTCACTTTTACCCCAGCTGACCGTCAGGATAAAGCACTGTTTTGATGGCTACAATGTCAATGATATCCCTGATGTTCCTGATGCCTATAAAGAATACTTATAAAGAATGCCGGTGTAATAGACAAAATTCATGCTAAAAAGTAGACGATAGCGGCTAATGGACATAATTCATGCTGGCGGCGCTACTTTGACAATAAAAAGTCTTTAATAAACCGTAGCTTACGTTGTTCGTTTAGACCATGATGACTGTGTAATTGTCGCTTTAACTCACTGAACAAACCTTCAAGAGCATTGGTTGTATTTGGCATATTTAAATGCTCGTATTCTCTATAGGTAAACAACCAGTCACTATTGGTTCGCAAGCTTCGATAAGCACTTCTAAGGCGTCTGTGAGTGTACCAAGTTTTACCGGTTTCAACGTTGATACTCCGCTCATTAAGATAGGCTTCATGAGTGATATACCAGCTGTCTAAGCGCTCTGTGAACCCTGACTTATCATGCTGTGTTACTGTTAAGGACAATCGTCTAAGCTCAATGCTTGCGATCGTTTTAGGACGACGAGTTAGATAACGAGTGACTATCTGTAATTGATGAAACTGGCACATCTGGCAAGGTATGTTGGGAAATAGCTTGTTTAATCCTCGTCTACCATCGCAGGTGATGCTTTGTATATCAACGCCTAACGACTTTATATGGTCAATGCCTTGCTTGTAGGCAGTGTTGGTCTCATGGCTGACTATTTTGTAATGTAAGACCGCTTTAGTACTGTTGTCGATAAATACCATGAGACCAAATTGTCTGCCAAAGTAAGTAGTATCCATGACAATATTGGCCTGATGGGGCAGCTGAATCTTGTATTGGATTTTAACGTTATCCAACCGCCTTTGAATGGTCTTAATACTGCATTGATGTTTGTCAGCCAGTTGTTTGTAAGTTTGTTTGCCTTGCGTGTATTCTTGCCAAAGCAGGGGATTATTTAGTCTTTTACCCCCTAAAAACTGCCGTTTACAGGCTAAGCATTGGTACTGCTGTTTGCCTAGTTTGTGGCCGTTCTTCTTGGTGTGTTTTTCACCACAAAAAGGGCAGTTTTTTGATTCATGGCTTTGTTTCCTTGCAAATACAGACAGTATATAGCTTTAACCTATACGACAGCATGAATTTTGTCCATTACACCAGAATGCCTATAAAGACAGATATTACGCTTTAATTTAAAGCTAGGCTTGAAGATAGCCAAGAGCATGAAGCTTGCAGACCCTATTACTAATTATAAAACGAGTAACTTCTTATGAAATTTAACTTTTTGCCTGCTTTGCGCTCACTATCTAACCGATCCATTCAAATACCGCATGGTTTACGTGCGCTGCCGATGGTAATGCTATTAGCCCTACCATTGTATAGTCATGCGCTGCCCTCAGATGCCAATCAGCAGATCAAACTGTTAGCAGATAAAGCGACTTATAGTGAAAGTACCGGTATTACTAGCTATTCTGGTACTGTGGTCATTACCCAAGGTACGTTCAAGATGACTGCTGATAATATTACGGTGAATTTATCACAGGGTCGCAGCATTAACTCAGCGGTAGCGACTGGACGTCCAGCAACCATGCAACAGGTCGTCACTCAAGAGAAAGGACTGGCTAAAGGGCAAGCCAATAAAATTGATTATAATGCGGTGACGGGAATCGTTACTTTAACCGGCAATGCCAAACTGGTTCAAAATAGTGCGAGTTTTGCGGGTAATGTCATTCGCTATAGCCTAAAAGCAGGCGATGTAGAAGCCACTGCTGGCGGCAATCAGCGCGTTGAGCTGGTATTCCCACCCAGTAATAGTAACAGTCAAAGCAGCATTCGTTAGGCAATGAACATGAATATATGGGTATGCATCAGTGCTTAAATTTTGTAATAGCATGGGTAAGTTATGAGTGATAATAAAAATATTGACCATTTAGCATCAACCAACAGTAATGCTGCCCCAATCGCGCGTTTAACGATGCAAAATTTAGGTAAGCGCTATGGCAAACGCTGGGTCGTTAAGGATGTCTCATTCTCCGTTGAGCAAGGACAAGTCGTTGGGCTATTAGGTCCTAACGGTGCGGGCAAGACGACCAGCTTTTATATGGTGGTAGGTCTGGTCAACATGGATAAAGGCCGTGTTACCTTAGGTAAAATGGATCTATCCAAATATGCTATGCATGAGCGTGCGCGTGCTGGTATTGGCTATTTGCCACAAGAAGCCTCTATATTTCGCAAGTTGTCTATTGAAGACAATATTTTGGCGATTTTACAAACGCGTGCAGAACTGAGCGCCGCTGAGCAACGTCAAGAGCTTGAAAAATTAATTGGTGAGTTCCATTTAGAGCATGTCCGTAATTCACTAGGTATGAGCGTCTCAGGTGGAGAGCGCCGCCGTTGTGAGATTGCGCGTGCCTTGGCAGCTGACCCTAAGTTTATTCTATTAGATGAGCCCTTTGCTGGGGTTGACCCTATCTCTGTTAATGATATTAAAGACGTGATTTTGACTTTAAAAAATCGTGGCATTGGCGTACTAATTACGGATCATAATGTCCGCGATACGCTAGCTATTTGCGAAAAAGCTTATATTGTTTCAGAAGGCTCTATTATTGCTGAGGGCACATCGGAAGAGGTGTTAGGCAATGATTTGGTAAAAAGCGTTTATTTAGGTAAAGATTTTCAGGTGTAAGCTGTCGAGTTGATACCTAGCTTTGTTTTTCTACATTTATTGAAACCAGTCTTGCCCAACGTGTTTTTATGCTCAACATAACTAGCCTTCTTCACTATAGTTGTTTACCTTAAACAGTAATAACAACTGTCCTTACTATCAATTGTTGGCCTCCCATAAACGGTTGTTTTCTCTTAAGCCGTTGTCTTTTTATAAACAGCTACCTGTACAAGCGTAGCGATATTCTATTACTCATTTTTAATGGTTACCCTCAATAAGGCTCATATACTATGGCAAAAAATAAAAGTAGCTATGTCTGCCAGCACTGCGGTGCTCATTTTGGTAAGTGGGCAGGGCAGTGTTCTGATTGTGGCGAATGGAACCGTTTAGTTGAAGCGCCCAATGTCAGCATGCCGCATCATAATAAAAACACCGCTAAGCCCAATGCCGGTCGTGCAGCTCCTCGAAATGCAGGTGGTAGCGCAGCACCTGCGGGGAACTATTCTGGTACACACAGTGCGGTCATGCCGCTCAATGCGGTCAGTGTATCTTTAGATGCGCGTATGCCAACAGGAATCAGTGAATTTGATCGAGTACTGGGTGGTGGATTAGTCGCCGGTTCTGTTGTACTGATAGGCGGTGATCCGGGTATTGGCAAGTCAACTATTTTGCTACAAACAGCCACTAATATGGCGCGTGCTGATTCATTGGCAGGTAGTGCGCTTTATGTGACTGGTGAGGAGTCACTTGCGCAGGTGGCGATGCGTGCTAGGCGTTTAGATCTGCCAGCAGATCGATTGCGGGTATTGGCTGAAACCAACGTAGAAACCATTTGTGCGGCATTAACCCAAGAGCAGCCTGCGATTGCTATTATCGATTCCATTCAAACTATCTATACGGATGCGATTAATTCCGCGCCAGGTGGTGTCAGTCAAATTCGTGAATCTGCTGCGATTCTGACCCGTTATGCCAAGCAAACGGGCACCGCGCTATTTTTGGTTGGGCATGTCACCAAGGAAGGGACGCTAGCAGGGCCACGAGTGCTTGAGCATATGGTGGATACCGTACTGTACTTTGAAGGTCAGTCTGATTCACGCTTTCGTATGATTCGCGCGGTCAAAAATCGCTTTGGTGCGGTTAATGAGCTGGGTATTTTTGGTATGACCGATATGGGGCTCAAAGAAGTAGCCAATCCATCAGCTATATTTTTAAGTCGCTATGATAAACCCGTTGCTGGTTCCGTAGTGATGGTTAGCCGTGAAGGTACGCGTCCACTATTAGTCGAGGTACAGGCCTTAGTTGACGACTCACAAGGACAGCCAAGACGTATGGCGTTAGGTCTTGATTTTCAGCGGTTATCGATGTTGCTGGCAGTTATGCACCGTCACGGTGGTATCCATACTAGTGGACAAGATGTCTATGTGAATGTCGTCGGTGGGGTAAAAGTAATTGAAACCGGCTCTGATCTGGCCGTATTATTGGCTTGTGCTTCCAGTATTAAAGAAAAACCACTACCGTCTTCATTAGCAGTCTTTGGTGAAGTGGGTTTATCCGGTGAAATTCGACCTGTCCCCAACGGACAAGAGCGACTAAAAGAAGCCATGAAGCATGGGTTCAAGCACGCTATCATTCCTAAGTCTAATGCGCCTGCCGCTAATGCTCCGCAGTTTAAAGGTATTAATGTGATTGCCGTAGAACGACTTGATGATGCTATCGAACGTGCGTTTGAATTATAGAGGATGGACTTCCACATTTGAATAATTATTGACAATCAGATCATCTAAATCTAAAACAAAGTGATCTACAGTTAAAAGATCAGGAATCAAACATAAAAAAAGCGCCTAGCTAATAAGTTAGGCGCTTTTTATTTCAGATCTGTGTAGACAGTTAATTCTTTAAAACTAGGGTCCTGAAACGCGTTCAATTGAGACGTTACCAACACCTTTGGCAGTCATACCTAATTGCTTGGCAGCACCATAAGATAAATCCATCACACGGTTACCTGAGAATGGGCCACGGTCATTAACCTTGACAACCACACTTTTACCATTTGTTTTGTTGGTCACTTTGACATAACAGTTTAATGGTAATGAACGGTGAGCCGCGGTTAAGGCGTTCATATCGAAGGTATCACCGCTGGCCGTTTTGCGACCATGAAACTTACGACCATACCAAGAGGCTAAGCCCGTTTGCTTAAATTTTCTTACCGAATTAGACGCTACTGCAGTGAGACGTTCTAATACGTCTTCGTCATTGGTTAATTGCGTAGTATCTTTGGCTAACAATGAACTGTTAAGCGCTAATGATGTTGGTTGACGGGCAGACTTAACCAAACTTGACGCACTGTCATGCTGTCGGGTAAGCTCGCCAAGTACGCGATCTATATGGGAGGCGTTATCTTGAGACAACGTTGCAAGGGTGGTTTTTGTTTCTACCGCATTTGCATTAGAGGCTACTGCAGAACCAGTAAATAAACATACTGACATTGCAAGTAAACCAGATAAACGCTTATTCATAAATACCTCTATAGCTTATACATTAAAACCTAATTCTAAGAATCTTAGGTTGAGCGTGGCAATATCAGATTAATCTAACGATGCCGCATACTCTAAAGCGTCTGACTCAATCCATTATGGTTTATAAAGATTAGTAGTGAGTACTGGCTTTTATAGATTTTAAAGTATGGTAAGTTTTTTATTTGGTTATCATAGGTTTGCAAACGGTAATAAGTACCAGCGAACGCTCATGACATGCTTAATGATAATTAACAATATTAATAAAATTCGTATTATCAGCACTAGAAAATATTAATACTGGTAACACGCTATGTTTATCTAATAGACAAGCTGTTTTAAATTGCTAAATTAATGAAGGATTTAGACAGTGTTGCGTATAATTACTGTCAGTAAACCGTTAATTAAGTAGTGTATTTGAAAGCTTAAAATCTATCAGTTGCTAACTATACGGATAAGCTATAACCAAAATATAATTAAATGCTAACTTTCTTAGTGGCTATGTACGGATTATGTATCAAAGTACAGTTAAACGAGAATAACGCAAATGTTTGTAAAAAACAAGTATTAATATATTCCCAGTATGGCTTAACAATAAGGACGCTATTAAGATGATAAAGCGTAACTATTAGATGGATTAGCGTAACAACAACAAAGACTTAGGAGGATAGTAACCTTGATAGTACTATGATTTTTTAAAAGATTGTTTAAACAAGGTACAAACAAGCAATAATAATAAAATATTAAATTGGCTTAAATAATCTTATTTTGAGCTTTAGAATTCTTATTAATCCGCATTCATATATTAATATTTTGCTTACATAATTCGATTAACTCACTGATTTGAATGTTTTTGTTTGATATATTTTGGTTTTGATTTCAAGCGCAAAAGCCATTTCAGGCTCAGAGATAAAGTCATGTTAAAGCTATCTTAAATTGTCTTAAGTCTTAAAACGGCTATTTATAGTTGATAAAAAATCAAATAGATATAGTCAATGATAAATAAAAGCGACACATAGACAAATGCGTGCAGCTGGCAAAAATTTATCTTAGCCATACTGTATCCGTTTTAAAATGAACTGACTATATTCCTTACTATTCCTTGTTGGCCTCGTTCATTGATTATCGAATCAGAAGTGATAAATTATGGTCTATGGGTATGAATTGACATCAGCAAGCCAAATCCAGCCATCAAAGTCACGACCGCGGTGCCGCCATAACTAATAAACGGCAGAGGGACACCAACGACCGGCAGGATACCGCCGACCATGCCAACATTCACAAACACATAAACAAAGAATGACATAGCTATAGCCCCTGCTAGTAAACGGCTGTAAGTATCAGGGTGAGTGAAGGCAATATATAATGCACGCGATAATAGGCAAGCATAAACGAACATCAGTAGCATGACACCAAATAGACCGAACTCTTCAGAGAAGGCCGCGATAATAAAGTCAGTATGTCCTTCAGGCAAAAAGTGTAGATGTGATTGCGTACCCTCTAGATAACCTTTACCAGTAAGACCGCCTGAACCAATAGCGGTTTTGGACTGAATAATATTCCAGCCAGCACCTTGGATATCAGCTTCTGGGTTGAACAACGTCAGTACCCGTGTGCGCTGATAATCATGTAATAGGAAATTCCAAGCAAAGGCTACTAAGGGTATCGATAGCGCTAGCGCACCTGAGATCATCCGCCATGACAGCCCCGCTAAGAACAACACAAAAATACCACTTGCTGCCACTAGCAGTGAGGTACCAAGATCAGGCTCTTTAGCAATTAGCAACACAGGAATAACGATAAGACCTAACGTTATTACGACACTTGATAGCGACGGCGGTAGATCGCGCTTGGATAAAAACCACGCACACATCATTGGCATACCAAGCTTCATAAACTCCGAGGGTTGCACACTGCCAAATCCTGGCAAATTAATCCAGCGCTGCGCGCCCATCCGTACCTCGCCAATAATGTCGACCAGTACCAACAGTACCAATCCTAAAACATAAAATACGGGGGTAAAGGTGCGATAAATACTGGGCGGTACTTGCGCCATAGCAAACATGACTGTAAACGCGACACCGTAACTGACTATCTGGCGGATGACCATACTGCTATCTTGAGACGAAGCACTGTATAAAATCGTCAAGCCAATACAGCAAATGGTTAGTAAGAGTAGGGTCAACCAAGGATCAATATGAATGCGCTGCCATAGCGTCGGTTCATGACGTTGACTAAAATGATGGCTCTGGCGTGAAAATCGATACTGCGGGTTAGAAGGCATAGGCAAAATAGGGCTGAAGAATGGTGTTAAAGAAAGGGTAGTGTTAAGAAAAAAACCAGCTATAAATCAGTGGCACTAACACGTTAATTTCAATAAATCATAACGAACAAAGTAACGTGATGGTAAGAAAGTAACATAAATATGAAAATAATAAGGATAAGTGTTACTAACAAACGTGTTGTGGCTTATTGAAGGCGATAGTTTAGCCTGCTTGTTCAAAATTTGATAGTATCGATAAAATGTTTTTAGTGATAGTGACACGCAATGATAAATGTAAAAAACTTTGTCCTTAGGCATAGTCGTAACTCTGTTTATAAGACTGACAGTAATCCGCCAGAACCAGCATCGGTATCACCTTTGAACCCCCCTATTTCTGCTGCCATGAAGCTTGTCATTACATTACTTGTTTTTGCGAGTAGTGCCAGTAGCGTCAGCGTTCATGCGGCTATCATAAGTGACAATAGCGAGCGCCGTATCGAAGTGCGTCATGGCAGTAGCAGCAGTAATAACAGTGGCAGCAGTAATGCTCATATCACGCCTTCAACTGCTTCAGCAAATCATAGCGCTGGCGTTACTATTCTAAATGGCGATAGTATGCAAGGACTAATCCAACAAAAACAGCGTGAGTTTAAGTTCGACGCCAAGCTATCGATAGAAGAAAGTCAGCGCGTTAATACTAATAGGCGCACGCCAAGTTATAACAGCACTTACAGCACTAGCAACAATACCTACAACCATTCTGCCAGCATCGACTTCAATACATGGCTTAATAGCAATAGCTACCGCAGCCAACAAGTCGCCAGTTATCAACGTTATCTCAGCTCACAGGTGGGCGCTCAAAATGTGCCGCCACTCTCTCAGCTGCTCACTACTGCCCGTAGCTGGGACAAATGCGGCTATGAGCCTTATCAGTTGCCACCGCAAGAGCTGTGGTCAAATGTCGTGTCTACATTACGGCTATACAGTGAGTTAAAAAACCAAGGGATCCTACCAGCAAGTAGCGAGATTCGTTCAGTATATCGCAGTCCGGGACTCAATGACTGTGCGGGCGGGGCCAATGAGAGTAAACACATGACCGCAGGCGCTATAGATATCTGGGTGCCCGAATACGAAGCTAACTTATGGCAACTCAGTAATATGCAAGATAGTCTCTGTCAGTTTTGGCAATACCAAGGCGAGTCTCACAACTTTGGGCTTGGGCTCTATTCAACCGGTGCGATTCACTTAGATACAGACGGTTATCGCAAATGGGGTTTTAATCACACCAGTAGCAGCTCTGCTTGTCACTACTAACCCACACTAATATCCATGAAAATAAATCAAGAAATCCTATTAAAATAAGTCATAAAATTGACCTAAGAGTACTAAAAAGAGGTTTGGTAGGCGGATCAAAGAAGTACGGTTTACGATAAGGGATAGTCGCAAATAAGGATGAATAGACTTATAGCAACCTGCTAATGGTATAAATTTTTCTAGCGTGCTGTTCGCAAGCGTGACAGAGGCTGCAAAAAATTCATCCCAGTAGCACTGTACCGTTTCCAAATTGGATTAAATCTATCTTAGAGAATAGCCGCCTATCTATGCAAGCTGCTACTTATATGACTACTGTCTTTATATGATTACTGCTTTTTTAAAAGATTATTTATTAGCTCTCTTTTCCCAAGGATCATCTTGTCCAACCGTCACAATCAAAAACTTATCTGGCTCAAGGGTATCGCGCATGGTCTGGTTTACTTCTGATAACTGTACTTGGTCAATACGGCTGACATAATCGATCAAATAACTATCTGGCAATTGATAAAAATTCATCATTCCCAATAAACCATTAATCCCGGCATTACTCGCAAAACTCATCGGAAAGCTATTTTTTAGATTGTCTGTCGTTAGGCGCATCTCAGTGCTAGTGATGCCATTATCCAAAGTGTCATTAATCACCTCCAAACTCGCGTCAATCGCCGCCCGTGCTTTATCATTTCGTGTTGAAAAGCCAATTTGGTAAGGGCCGCGAGCCAGCATTGGACTCATGGAGCCTGAAATACCGTAGGTATAACCCAGATTTTGGCGAATTTCGGTCATTAGGCGGGCGTTAAAATCACCACCTGCCAATACATCATTACCAACGGCAAAGTTAGTTTGTTGTTGCTGCGCCTTAGGGTCAGTGGCACGCTTGCTACCCAATTGTCCCATCAATACTGTGGTTTGAGAACTGGGAAACGGAATATGGATATGCTGTGATTTATCGAGTGGCTTAGGCTCGGGCAAAACAGCTGCCGCCTTTCCCATAGACAAATTAACAGTAATATCTTCAGCAAGTTTTTTAGCTTGAATTAAAGTTAAATTGCCAGTCATTGCAAGAGAGGCGTTAGCAGCCACTAAATAGCGATTTTGAAAATCAATTAGATCTTTTCGTTCAATACTGGGCACACTTTCAAGCGTACCGGAAGAAGGGTGAGCGTAGGGGTGTTTGCCATATAATGCTTGGTTAAAGGCAAGGCTAGCGAGGCTGCCGGGGTCCTGTTTTTGCTGCTGCAATCCAACCAACAAACGCGCTTTATTACGCGCGAGAATTTGCTGATCAAAGGTCGGCTTAGTCAGCATTTGAGTCATCAAGTCAATAGCCGGCAGTAGATGTTCATCATCGGATAGGCTGCGTAGTGAAACGATAAACATATCTTTATAAGCGCTGCTGTTTAGATTGATACCCAAAGTCTCAACTGCGCGAGTAAATTCATTTTCGTTTAAGCTTTGTGACCCTTGAGTGAGCATGGTAGCAGTCATATTGGCAATACCAAAGCCTTCTGAGCGTATATTACCATCACGGGCGCTACCGGCATTGAAGCGTAAATCTATATCGACAATAGGTAATGCTGCCGCGCGTACAAAAGACACTGGAACGCCCGCTGTGGTTTCAAAATGGTCAACATTCGGCACGGTCACTTGTAAGGGTTTAACGGTATCAAGGCTACTCAGTTTCGACAACGCTGTAATGGGTGCATTGGCATCGACGGCAGCTGTGGGCGCACGATTATCTGTCATAGCCGTATCTGCGTAAGCGGGAACAGTCAACGTTGCCAACCCTATAGCTATACCCATACTCATATAGGACAGCTGCTTAGGTTTAGAAACTGTTGACCGTGTTGAGTTTGGTATGTGGGCTAGAGCTGTTTTCTTTGTCGTGAATTTAGAAGTCTTATGAATCATAACTGTCTTCTTATTAAAAAAGCGACTGGGCGCTAAATAGGTAACTAGTAATCAAGTATGAAGTGTAAAAAAGCAGGTGATTCTCTTAGTTATTCGACTCTACTTTGTCAGTTTTTATCTTGTCAGTTACTGTTTCATCTTTAGGCGGTACAATATGCATAACGGTCAGATTTTCTTTTACTAGATATTTTTTGCTAGCGGCTTTGATATCAGCAATTGTTACCTTATCAAGCTTAGCAGGTAAAGAGGCAAGGAGTCGGTCATCAAGCCCGATAGATTGCAGTGAACCAATCATCTGTGCTTGCCCTTCCATACTGTCTTGAGCATAAATAAGTCCGGTGACAGTATTGGTCTTCGCGCGGCTGATTTCATCGGCTTGAATAGGGTCGGTGGCAAGCTTATTAATTTCAGTCATGATAGCCTGCTGCGCTTGTTCTAAGCTCACGCCTTCACGTGGGGTCGCTTGAATCAAAAACAGTCCATCACCACGATCCAGTAAGTCATAGGAGGTGCCAACGGTAGCCAATAGCCCTTGCTCACGTATTAATCTACTCTCTAGGCGTGCAGACAGACCACCATCTAACACGTCTTGCGCAAGCGATAAGGCGTAGGCTTGTTTTTCATCCTTTGCGCCAGCGGTCAGTAAACTGGGCACGTTATAACCCATCAATAAGACCGGAACTTTTACCGCTTGCTCAGAGCTGACTTGCTTATAACCGCGGAATCCTTGTTGGCTAACAGCTGGACGCTTAGGAAGTTTACTGGTAGGTAAGTCGCCAAAGTAGCGTTTGACTCGCGTTAAAACCTCTTGTGGCTCAACATCACCCACAATGACCAAAGTCGCATTGTTAGGGGCATACCAGGTCTTATACCAGTCTTTTAATTCTGCCAGTTTAATT of the Psychrobacter sp. LV10R520-6 genome contains:
- a CDS encoding D-Ala-D-Ala carboxypeptidase family metallohydrolase, coding for MINVKNFVLRHSRNSVYKTDSNPPEPASVSPLNPPISAAMKLVITLLVFASSASSVSVHAAIISDNSERRIEVRHGSSSSNNSGSSNAHITPSTASANHSAGVTILNGDSMQGLIQQKQREFKFDAKLSIEESQRVNTNRRTPSYNSTYSTSNNTYNHSASIDFNTWLNSNSYRSQQVASYQRYLSSQVGAQNVPPLSQLLTTARSWDKCGYEPYQLPPQELWSNVVSTLRLYSELKNQGILPASSEIRSVYRSPGLNDCAGGANESKHMTAGAIDIWVPEYEANLWQLSNMQDSLCQFWQYQGESHNFGLGLYSTGAIHLDTDGYRKWGFNHTSSSSACHY
- a CDS encoding M16 family metallopeptidase, whose protein sequence is MSMGIAIGLATLTVPAYADTAMTDNRAPTAAVDANAPITALSKLSSLDTVKPLQVTVPNVDHFETTAGVPVSFVRAAALPIVDIDLRFNAGSARDGNIRSEGFGIANMTATMLTQGSQSLNENEFTRAVETLGINLNSSAYKDMFIVSLRSLSDDEHLLPAIDLMTQMLTKPTFDQQILARNKARLLVGLQQQKQDPGSLASLAFNQALYGKHPYAHPSSGTLESVPSIERKDLIDFQNRYLVAANASLAMTGNLTLIQAKKLAEDITVNLSMGKAAAVLPEPKPLDKSQHIHIPFPSSQTTVLMGQLGSKRATDPKAQQQQTNFAVGNDVLAGGDFNARLMTEIRQNLGYTYGISGSMSPMLARGPYQIGFSTRNDKARAAIDASLEVINDTLDNGITSTEMRLTTDNLKNSFPMSFASNAGINGLLGMMNFYQLPDSYLIDYVSRIDQVQLSEVNQTMRDTLEPDKFLIVTVGQDDPWEKRANK
- a CDS encoding M16 family metallopeptidase, with protein sequence MSSSRTLHIVCTLALSLASTATLTACQTNTLKQTAQSDLTPVTPASNSTNNSALAIDMSGRHEYQLENGLKIIVKEDHRAPVVMTQIWYRVGSADEPLDKGGLSHLLEHMMFKGTADVSSDDYERLIAKFGGINNAFTSYDYTGYYELFPANRLPLALELEADRMTNLLFDAKKFAKEHQVVMEERRQRTDDNPLAKAYESFRLLALPNSPKGESVIGPMVELESIKLAELKDWYKTWYAPNNATLVIVGDVEPQEVLTRVKRYFGDLPTSKLPKRPAVSQQGFRGYKQVSSEQAVKVPVLLMGYNVPSLLTAGAKDEKQAYALSLAQDVLDGGLSARLESRLIREQGLLATVGTSYDLLDRGDGLFLIQATPREGVSLEQAQQAIMTEINKLATDPIQADEISRAKTNTVTGLIYAQDSMEGQAQMIGSLQSIGLDDRLLASLPAKLDKVTIADIKAASKKYLVKENLTVMHIVPPKDETVTDKIKTDKVESNN